The Neovison vison isolate M4711 chromosome 13, ASM_NN_V1, whole genome shotgun sequence genome includes a region encoding these proteins:
- the SSTR1 gene encoding somatostatin receptor type 1, with translation MFPNGTASSPSSPSSSPGSCGEGGGGRGPGAGAADGMEEPGRNASQNGTLSEGQGSAILISFIYSVVCLVGLCGNSMVIYVILRYAKMKTATNIYILNLAIADELLMLSVPFLVTSTLLRHWPFGALLCRLVLSVDAVNMFTSIYCLTVLSVDRYVAVVHPIKAARYRRPTVAKVVNLGVWVLSLLVILPIVVFSRTAANSDGTVACNMLMPEPAQRWLVGFVLYTFLMGFLLPVGAICLCYVLIIAKMRMVALKAGWQQRKRSERKITLMVMMVVMVFVICWMPFYVVQLVNVFAEQDDATVSQLSVILGYANSCANPILYGFLSDNFKRSFQRILCLSWMDNAAEEPVDYYATALKSRAYSVEDFQPENLESGGGVFRNGTCTSRITTL, from the coding sequence ATGTTCCCCAATGGCactgcctcctctccttcctctcctagcTCCAGCCCGGGCAGCTGCGGCGAAGGCGGCGGCGGCAGGGGCCCCGGGGCCGGCGCTGCGGACGGCATGGAGGAGCCGGGGCGAAATGCGTCCCAGAACGGGACCTTGAGCGAGGGCCAGGGCAGCGCCATCCTCATCTCTTTCATCTACTCCGTGGTGTGCCTGGTGGGGCTGTGTGGTAACTCCATGGTCATCTACGTGATCCTCCGCTACGCCAAAATGAAGACGGCCACCAACATCTACATCCTGAACCTGGCCATCGCCGATGAGCTGCTCATGCTCAGTGTGCCATTCCTGGTCACCTCCACGTTGCTTCGCCACTGGCCCTTCGGCGCGCTGCTCTGCCGCCTCGTGCTCAGCGTGGACGCAGTCAACATGTTCACCAGCATCTACTGTCTGACTGTGCTTAGCGTGGACCGGTACGTGGCCGTAGTGCACCCCATCAAGGCAGCACGCTACCGCCGGCCCACCGTGGCCAAGGTAGTGAATCTGGGCGTTTGGGTGCTATCGCTGCTTGTCATTCTGCCCATTGTGGTCTTCTCGCGCACAGCGGCCAACAGTGATGGCACGGTGGCCTGCAACATGCTCATGCCTGAGCCCGCTCAGCGCTGGCTCGTGGGCTTCGTGTTGTACACATTTCTCATGGGCTTCCTGCTGCCCGTCGGGGCCATCTGCCTGTGCTACGTGCTCATCATCGCCAAAATGCGCATGGTGGCCCTCAAGGCCGGCTGGCAGCAGCGCAAGCGCTCGGAGCGCAAGATCACCctaatggtgatgatggtggtgatggtgtttGTCATCTGCTGGATGCCTTTCTATGTAGTGCAGTTGGTCAACGTGTTTGCGGAGCAGGACGACGCCACGGTGAGCCAGCTGTCGGTCATCCTGGGCTACGCCAACAGCTGCGCCAATCCCATCCTCTATGGCTTCCTTTCGGACAACTTCAAGCGCTCCTTCCAGCGCATCCTGTGCCTCAGCTGGATGGACAACGCCGCCGAGGAGCCTGTCGACTACTACGCTACGGCCCTCAAGAGCCGCGCTTACAGCGTGGAGGACTTCCAGCCGGAGAACCTTGAGTCCGGAGGCGGTGTCTTCCGTAATGGCACCTGCACGTCTCGGATCACGACTCTCTGA